Proteins encoded together in one Streptomyces sp. TLI_171 window:
- a CDS encoding alpha/beta hydrolase, whose product MKNFPSEAIFAIPEVTGVKPGEIVLIHGLWMTPLSWRDWATRLEARGYVVHTPAWPRMDASIEELRRAPDVVGGLGIEEITDHHAQFVTSLDSEPVIIGHSLGGLVTQLLLDRGIGSAGVAVHPGQTKGVWGLPPVQLRAAWPLIGNPFNLRKGVPLTARQFHYGFASALDETGARAAWQTFHVPAPARPLFQAALANIIPGAPTAVDYRKPDRAPLLFLSGSLDRTVPASVVRENHRRYKSGCVELKEYAGRSHFTVGERGWETVVDDTIDWVERKLGW is encoded by the coding sequence GTGAAGAATTTCCCATCCGAAGCGATATTCGCGATTCCGGAGGTAACCGGCGTGAAGCCCGGCGAAATCGTCCTGATCCACGGCCTGTGGATGACCCCGTTGAGCTGGCGTGACTGGGCAACTCGTCTGGAGGCTCGCGGATACGTGGTCCACACGCCCGCGTGGCCCCGCATGGACGCCTCGATCGAGGAACTCCGCAGGGCACCAGACGTGGTAGGCGGGCTCGGCATCGAGGAGATCACTGACCACCACGCCCAGTTCGTCACGTCTCTGGACTCCGAGCCCGTAATCATCGGACACTCGCTCGGCGGCCTGGTCACCCAGCTTCTGCTCGACCGCGGCATCGGGTCCGCCGGTGTGGCCGTCCACCCCGGGCAGACCAAGGGGGTCTGGGGTCTGCCGCCCGTACAGCTTCGGGCGGCTTGGCCCCTGATCGGCAACCCCTTCAACCTCCGGAAGGGCGTTCCGCTGACAGCCCGGCAGTTTCACTACGGTTTCGCCAGTGCCCTGGACGAAACGGGTGCGCGCGCCGCGTGGCAGACCTTCCACGTCCCGGCCCCGGCTCGTCCCCTCTTCCAAGCCGCCCTGGCCAACATCATCCCGGGGGCACCGACCGCGGTGGACTACCGCAAACCGGACCGCGCACCATTGCTCTTCCTCTCGGGCAGTCTCGACCGCACCGTCCCGGCGTCGGTGGTCCGGGAGAACCACCGGCGCTACAAAAGCGGTTGCGTGGAACTCAAGGAGTACGCCGGACGCTCCCACTTCACCGTGGGCGAGCGCGGTTGGGAGACTGTCGTCGACGACACCATCGACTGGGTGGAGCGGAAGCTGGGGTGGTGA
- a CDS encoding RICIN domain-containing protein: MAGYQIVGVASGRCIGTVGGLSRDGTQLKLQNCADAASQRWDSRSDGSVHALGRCMDVAWASVSDGAATQLVNC; the protein is encoded by the coding sequence GTGGCTGGCTACCAGATCGTCGGAGTCGCTTCGGGAAGGTGCATCGGGACGGTCGGCGGGCTGAGCAGAGATGGCACGCAGTTGAAACTGCAGAACTGCGCGGATGCGGCGTCGCAGAGGTGGGACTCCCGTTCGGATGGCTCTGTTCACGCCCTCGGACGTTGCATGGACGTCGCCTGGGCGTCCGTCTCCGACGGAGCAGCCACCCAGCTCGTCAACTGCTAA